One Ostrea edulis chromosome 2, xbOstEdul1.1, whole genome shotgun sequence genomic region harbors:
- the LOC125679277 gene encoding GA-binding protein alpha chain, whose product MENGEDTITVTMTEEGYLSMTTSQTDDQEISDEPAVKRIRLDTDNETAQELTTHEAVQDVHVQEVQIAQDFASEIPDSNEQVVSSEGIVYEEENISQQAAPSYQNLIIQHMDIAEPLSTLKSLLELRLQCTLSDHQFYLQDTIELDTSKSLVDQCVQGEGMVQINLEVKSQPGVKPKINIVDILKPADEVEAQQIEQEAAPAPQPTQTTQIKSSQQKVVIPLPEESENVTRWIVDQNFRREQDRLKIPFDPVQWSEIHVKHWIDWAIREFKLVGVNPENFRISGKQLCELTHPEFVKLIPNDKGDIFWTHLELLRKCKFVAVMQTPTPHAITTITVSTSGQDGRAKQYKQNRPRSPRITGDERLSPGNRTGNNGQIQLWQFLLDLLTDKDCREVIQWIGEEGEFKLNNPEMVAQMWGQRKNKPTMNYEKLSRALRYYYDGDMIAKVHGKRFVYKFVCDLKMLLGYSAGELNRLVTLCAERKLQRVRESLRPGITKRLDHHKPTILTTTQVVQTME is encoded by the exons caACATCACAGACAGATGATCAGGAGATATCTGATGAGCCGGCTGTTAAACGAATTCGTCTGGACACTGACAATGAAACAGCACAGGAACTGACTACACATGAAGCTGTACAAGATGTTCATGTGCAGGAGGTTCAAATTGCACAAGACTTTGCAAGCGAAATTCCAGATTCAAATGAACAAGTTGTTTCATCAGAAGG CATCGTATATGAGGAAGAGAACATTTCTCAACAGGCAGCTCcatcatatcaaaatttgattatACAGCACATGGATATTGCAGAGCCCCTATCTACACTCAAATCACTGTTGGAGTTAAGATTGCAGTGTACCCTAAGCGACCATCAATTTTACCTCCAGGACACGATTGAG TTAGACACCAGTAAAAGTCTAGTAGATCAGTGTGTACAGGGAGAAGGAATGGTGCAGATCAACCTGGAAGTAAAATCTCAACCAG GTGTTAAACCCAAGATAAATATTGTTGACATTTTAAAGCCAGCAGATGAAGTGGAGGCTCAACAGATTGAACAAG AGGCAGCTCCTGCACCCCAACCCACACAAACAACACAAATCAAGTCTTCACAACAGAAGGTGGTTATTCCCCTTCCTGAGGAATCGGAAAATGTCACCAGATGGATTGTTGACCAGAATTTTAGACGAGAGCAAGATAGACTAAAAATACCTTTTG ATCCTGTTCAATGGAGCGAGATTCATGTTAAACACTGGATAGACTGGGCTATTAGGGAGTTCAAACTAGTAGGTGTAAACCCAGAAAACTTCAGAATATCAGGAAAACAGCTGTGTGAACTGACACACCCAGAGTTTGTAAAACTCATCCCAAATGACAAGGGGGACATTTTCTGGACACATCTTGAACTCCTGAGGAAATGCAAATTTGTTG CTGTTATGCAGACACCAACACCACATGCTATCACTACTATCACAGTTTCAACATCAGGACAAGATG GAAGAGCTAAGCAGTACAAGCAAAATCGTCCTAGATCACCCAGAATAACAGGGGATGAAAGGCTTTCTCCTGGAAACAGAACTG GTAACAATGGTCAGATACAGCTATGGCAGTTTTTACTGGACTTATTAACTGACAAAGATTGTAGAGAGGTGATACAGTGGATAGGAGAGGAGGGGGAGTTTAAACTGAACAACCCGGAAATGGTGGCTCAGATGTGGGGCCAGAGAAAAAACAAACCAACGATGAACTACGAAAAACTCAGTAGGGCGCTGAGGTACTACTATGATGGAGATATGATTGCAAAG GTGCATGGAAAAAGATTTGTGTACAAATTTGTGTGTGACTTAAAAATGTTATTGGGATACTCAGCCGGTGAATTAAATAGACTTGTTACTCTGTGTGCCGAGAGAAAACTACAGCGAGTACGCGAATCACTGCGACCAGGGATCACAAAGAGGTTAGATCATCACAAGCCAACCATTCTCACAACAACACAGGTCGTACAAACGATGGAATAA
- the LOC125679278 gene encoding shematrin-like protein 1, with translation MMRFSSLLMFICLYVGLCHAGRYGKWRSPVRYHGYGKQSVIAGNYGMGYTPSYYGYNQGGISFGYPAGFSQGTSSFGYSTTGYMPSTGSSWSSMGYTPSVGSGLSGAISSIGYQSGSSMGYAPSVGSGLGRAISNINYPSGASGYYSQGMYDPYGQGYASGIY, from the exons ATGATGAGGTTCAGTTCCCTCCTGATGTTTATCTGTCTCTATGTGGGACTGTGTCATGCTGGTAGATACGGAAAATGGCGTTCTCCGGTTCGTTACCATGGATATGGAAAGCAGTCCGTCATTGCAGGAAATT ATGGAATGGGATACACACCATCCTATTACGGATACAACCAAGGTGGTATATCCTTTGGATATCCAGCTGGATTTAGTCAGGGTACTTCAAGCTTTGGATATTCCACCACTGGATACATGCCTTCAACTGGATCCAGTTGGTCTAGCATGGGATATACACCTTCTGTTGGATCTGGATTAAGCGGAGCAATATCCAGTATTGGCTATCAATCTGGATCCAGCATGGGATATGCACCTTCTGTTGGATCTGGATTAGGCAGAGCAATATCCAATATTAATTACCCATCTGGAGCCAGCGGATACTACAGCCAGGGAATGTACGACCCCTATGGTCAGGGCTATGCCAGTGGCATCTACTAG